The genomic stretch acccttttATTTATGTATGAACcagtgcgccaccctatgggactcctgatcacggccggttgtgatacagcccgggattgaaccagggctaattgaaccagggtctgtagtgacgcatctaacactgagatgcagtgccttagaccgctgcgccactcgggggcccctgtgttgaggatcagtgaagaggtgttgtttcctaccttcaccacctgagggcggcccgtcaggaagtccaggacccagtggcacagggcagggttcagacccagggccccgagcttaatgacgagcttggaggatactatggtgttgaattctgAGCAATAGTCAATGAACGGCagtcttacataggtattcttcttatCCAGATggtatagggcagtgtgcagtgtgatggcgattttATTGTCTgcggatctattggggcggtaagcaaattgaagtgggtctagggtgtcaggtaaggtagaggtgatatgatccttactagactctcaaagcacttcatgatgacggaagtgagtgctacggggcagtagtcatttagttcagttacctttgctttgttgggtacaggaacaatggtggacatcttgaagcaagtggggacagcagactgggatagggtgagattgaatatgttggtaactgtccagccagctggtctgcacatgctctgaggacgcggctagggatgccgcctgggccggAAGCCTTTCAAGGGTTAACGCGCTTAAACGTCttacgtcagccacggagaaggaaaGTCCACAGTTCTTGGTAGCGGGCCATATCAGTGGTACTGTGTTATCCTAAAAGTGGGCTAAGAAGGGGTTTATCTTGTCCGGAGCAGAGTTCAGGGGGTAGACCAAACAAGTCCCTCACCTTGACCATTAGGCCAACACCAAGGTCTGAACCGGTTGATGAGATCTTTGGTGTTGATTAGATTTCTGATGTTACACTACCCCTTTTCTTCCCACACGTAACTATCTCAAGTCGATAACACCTGGGCACACCTCCGATGGACTTACAGTAGCGCTATCCCACTTCTAACACCAGTACAATCCTGCTGTCTGCCACACCTTAATCATTACACCAAATACATTAATTCACAGGTGTCACACAAAAGAGGATGCCGCTCTACAGTATATCAAGCAGGAAGAAAACAGCAGCTGCAAAATGTATCAAATGTTAATTTCACCAGACATCATACAATAGTTACCTGTAATGAAAGTCACAGCAAGCAAGTATTAAATTGATTGCAAAGGTAAGGGGCTTGGGTCTTTCCATCATTTTGTCTCACTTTCTGCAGTGTCTAAACATTCTGTTCTACTTGGTTCTTCAGTGCCACTGTGACTTTTCCCCATTTTTAAGGATGGAAATCCCTTCATAACAATCAAAGGACCAAGTGGGGAGAAGGGTTAACACCAATGCTTTATATACACATCTGGTTAATATGGCTAACACACGTTCAATGTCATTGTGTCAAAAGGGatagcaatccatgctttggtttagtttctgtATCGATGTGGTATGTGTGGCAATGGCGGAATAACATTAAAAACTTGTTAACTATGATTGATGGTGATGGTCGTATTTGCTCGCTGTAACCAACTAATAGTTTCCTTCCCACatgctaacgttttagcatttgtggcacataTCCCATGCAAGTCATGGGCCTGATATTAGCATCTTTCGCATGTTCAAAAATCTAAAATtgactttgttgagcttcacaatACATTTTTGATACTTTCAGATTTGGACATAACATACTTGGATTTGGGTCTTTTTAAGATTGCATTCATTACTGAAGCATAAAATTGTCATGATGGGAACTAGACTAGTTCAAATGCTTGGGTTGGCATTCTAGACAGGTCTGCTGTGATTGAATGTTAGTCCTGTTACCCAGTGAAAAGGAAATAAAAAGAACAGACTCAGTACAAGTTAATGAACTTTTTTATATCATACATACGACCGCTTGAATATAATACAAAGGGCTTGTCCATTTTGTATCTTTTTGTAACATCATATACACAGCAAGTATTGACTAGATCTTACAATCTGTGGACACAGGTACTTCCCCATGCCGTTTAAtcttaacagtgcatgtcagatgtCCTGTAACCAAACTATGTTGTCAATCACTCAAAATCAGACTGGGGGACAGAAAATAAAGGGTGGCAAGTAGGACAAAGCTTTTTATTTGAATGAAACAGGGAGCAGAGCAGAAATTATACTGAACACTTGGGAGTAAACGTTGGATGTTTGTTGACTGGTTATATGGTGACGATCATGGCTTTCACACACATGTATCAGTAGCCTGACTTCAAATGGACCCACGGTTGAAGCTTATGCCAATTTTAATGCAACTTAAATTAGTTCCTGTAATACGCACATCATTTCTTATGTATTTGTTATATATTAAAACACAGCTGTCATTCAGGTTCGTagacatacacccacacactatACCCTGTCTATAATATTTAAGGTATGCATATCTATTGTCCTGTTTAAATTTAAACCCTACAAGTTTTGCATTTGTACTGGCATTGTCAACTACTTTGGCCTGGAAGCACTGTTACCCATTGACTAATATCACAGAATAACTTCCACTGCATGGTCTCCACATTGACTTAAATGTACTCAAAATACCATTAGGAAAAAAGTAGTGAGTTCTAAACTtcctttattaaaaaaatataaatatatacataaattCTATTTCAACTATTAAAATGGGGTTGAAAAGTAAACACCTGAAGCCTGTGTTGTCATGGACACCTTTCCTCTAGCTGTTGCCGCCCCGTTCCATTTGCAACTGGTACAAAACGTTGGCCAGTTCTCTCGTATCCTCTGGCATCACACGAGGAGACTGGAGTATGACGCTCCAGCAGACAGGGCTCACTtctcactccatccatccctactagTTTCCTTTTGGATTTAACACCCATGGTGAGAGCTTCAGTCAAACACGTGAATTTGAGCTCATTTAGAGCAGTACCCCATCTCCAAAACCATCTAAACATGTGGATGTGTACAGTGCTTCTGCTAGCTAGGTCAAATAGAGTTGCTTCAAAATTGAGGGGGGAAAAGCGGTACCATTTTAGCCACTACCATAAAGACTGCCAAAAGTCATTTTAAGGCAGCTTTACCCAGATAGATAGGCATGTTTGAAACAGCCTCTAAATCCCAGGTCTCAAATTGAAGGATTAATGCAGTTAACATTTTTTCCCTCTCGACTCATGAATACGAGGACTTGCCTCGACTCATAGCCACCATACTGATACTCCGGAACCCGCAGAGTAGCAACCAGCGTTGGCATCTATTGTCCCTCAAGTCCTTGATAACGGGAAAAAAAGTTATACCAATGAGAgattgtttttgtctttttgtCTTTTTTTGAGAACCTTACAACCAATTCTGTCGAGGATACAGCTAACAGTAAATGTATTGAGTTCAACAACAGTTCCAGTTTTGCTAAAGCAATAGATACAGCCATTTTTACTGACATTTAAAAAAGGTCTTGATACACCTTGTGTCAAAGTGCAGAACTGCTACATTATTTGTTACAGACATCTATGTGCTATAAAAAACAGCTTTGGTACAATAAATtatcaaaagggaaaataaatcttTGTAAAATTCACAGCATAATTGTGAGACAAATAAAATCAGTCACATAAAACTCTGCATGTTTTCATTTTCAAGAAGAACCGAAGACATTTGTGCAGAAGCTCTGTTGGAGGAACCACATGCTGAAGAAACAAAGCAAAGAAAAGCAAGTAAAAAGCAGGAAGGGACACAGTCGTAGCTAATTCCATCCATCTTGCAAAAACACCACTGTGAACTTGCAAGGCCCTGCAATCACTGGGCCTTGCAAGTCATACATTTTAGTTAAAGGCCTCTTAAATTAGCATTCTCAAAAACACCTTTTCTTcctattttaaatttttaaagatttttttttgtttttatccaTACTTCAAAAATACAGGAAAGCTATTTTCTCATTTAAACGATAATGTCCAGCTTCTTTCACCCACCCTCATTTCAGAGTCAAAAAAATCATAAGGCCAAAGGGTTATCTCAAAAAACTGCTACTGCCCGGACATCTGTACTTTAGTTTTGGGCAGGACCGGCCCTGGCTGCTGATCCCCAGTAGATCTCGTCAGTGTGACCCTGTTCCAGGGACCTGGTCAGGGCCCACCTTCACTGCTCTGGGGCCTCCCAGCTCTCTGCTGCCCAGCTGCACACATGTTGACCTCGGCTAGACAGCGCCGGCCCACAGTACGCATCGGCACCCATCTCAAACAGAGAAAGAGTGACACGGACAAACCCAGCGGGACAGAACCCCCCTGCATAATGCTTCATTCCTCTGCAACCCTACAGGTCTCACAACTCACAGGTGGAATTGCACAACTGAACAGAGAAAATCAAATGAGAACAAAAAGTACAAAAGATAAAATAATTCTTGCCAAAGACAGGGGGAAAAAGGCAAATGTGTGGATAGGAGTTGCTGGAAGTGTTATGGTACTGTAGCAATTTCTTTACTAAATAGCCGTTGGCAAAAGAGGGCCACGTAATTTTCTAACCACACACTTCTAAGCTCTCAGCTGACAATAACAAGGAATAATGCAAACCATGCAGTCAAGTGAGAGGTGAATGTGAAATGTATGGGTGTTTCAGTACTGTTGTGAAGTATGCAATGCGAGACAGTTTGTAGTAAAAATCTGTAATTCCCTGTGAACACTGAAAATGGTAAATCCAAAAATCCCATTTGAAAACCAAAGTAAATAGAGAAACCCAAGTGTGGCATGGGGAAGAGTAGTTGGAGAGATGGTGGGCTCTGCACTGTGGTAGCGGTGATAATCGCCCCTCTAATTATAAGCAGCTTTTTGATCTCTATGCACTTTTTTGTTGAAAAAAACACCacctaaaaaaatacaaatagaaaaaaacaaaaacattctcAGTTTAGTCATGAACTGGCGACAGAACTCTGCTGTACACAGACTCCCGCCATGGGCGACTCCTCCCTGTCTATGCCCTGTCTCATGCCCATGGGGTAGGTGGGGTGGCCCGCCATTCCAGTCTCTTGTCTGGGGTTGGAGAAGGCACCCAGTCCCATGGTCATGCTCCCATTCCTACCAAAGTCCAAGGCTGCGTTGGTGGGGAGCGGGCGCAACTGGTAGGCCTGGTTGCCCTGGGCCCCGGTGGAGGAGgaagatgtggaggaggaggaggcagaggaagacagggaggtcATGGACAGGTGGCCGTGCACCACCTCCATGGAGTTCTCCGTGGAGGCGCTGTTGGTGGGGGAGCGGTATAGGCGGGGCCGGGGCCGTGCTGGCAGGCCCTGTTGTCCATGAGGATGATGGTGTCCATGGTGATGGTGTccgtggtgatggtggtgatgggtggAGGAGATGTTGCCGGGGGCTAAAGGGTGGATGGCTTTGGGCGCCTGGGGAGGCACGTGGAAGGTGGTCTCCTGGACGGGATGGGTCTCCACCGTCACCGTCTGCACCCCTTCGCCACCAGCCCAGCCCACGGGGGGAGGGAACGGCTGCCTCGCCTAacgcacaacaacaacacagtcagTTTGAGTAACTAACAACTGATAAGAGGTCATTTAACTCTGTCTGAATAAACACACATATGTTATGAGAACCCAACACTTCCCCTGTGGCTATGGGACTCATCTAGCTCAAATGGTTGATGTAAAGGTTGTCAACCTGGGTTATAAGTTGGCCAGGAGCaatagtgtatgtgtgtttgtgtgacttgCCTGTGGGCAGAGATTTTCGCAGTCCATGACCTGCACGGAGGCGCTGAAGTGACCTCCGCTGTGCCGGAGCTGATGCGTGGGGTCCGAGCGAGCCCGCCCACTGGTGCTTGTGCCAGATGACCCTCCTGCAGGAAAGATGCAAACAGAAGCAGGTTGACATTCAATTTTGAACGATGTTTTCAACAATGTTGAACCTTTGAGACAGTTCCATTCTGCCTGATGGCGCTGCACTACTGTACCTGAGCTGTTAGTTCATTGCTATCATTTCATCATGTCTGATCCAGGGTTTGAAATCCATTCCTGAGGGATTCCCAGTGTGCTGGGCTAGAACAAACAAAGTGAACACCCTGGGGTTCCCCCAGGATTGGACAGAGACACGGGTCTAACGTCATGCTAAAGCTTCAACATGAACACCCACTTCTCCTAGCAGTGTCGCGGCTGCAGTGCTCTCCCTACCTGagctggaggaggtgctggaggTGGTTCCCGAGGACTGGGACTGCTCCAGCGCTGGGCTGGTGGACACACTGCTGCTCGTATTGGTCCCCTCATCCGCCGTCTTCTTGAAGAAGCTATGCTGCAGAGCGTAGTAGGGCTGGATGCGGCTCTTGGGGTCGTAGTCCAGCATCCGCAGGATTAGGTCCTTGAACTTCAAGTAGTCGGCTACAGCGTGGCCAGACTCGCCTGCCCGCCGCCCCCCAGGACCCCCCGCCTCCACACCCAGGATGCTGTGCAGCTTCCGCGTACCCGGCGGCttatactgcacacacacacacacacagagagagcagaaaCTTTAGGAGGATGCATACTATTGCAAAGAAGAGTTatgacatcacaacacaacataatTGACAGAGTGATTTGTTGAACTCACCCTTTTGCCATCTTTGGTCTTCTTTGCACCCCACGTACTGTCAGACATCTTCTCAAAGAACTTCCTGGCCTTGGGGGCCTGGTCTAATATGTAATTGGGAGGGACGCCCAGCACTTCCACTATTTTGTTCATTTGATCAATCTGAAAAATCAGGAAGACATGATTGAGAACAACATCTTAACCTCTTCGGGACTGTACTGGAGTTTTAAATTGCCTGTTCCTCAGAGTTTAAAAACCttgatattttttaaaatatacaaatattgataaaacatagaaataacatTTTTCAAAACTAAAACAACTCAAATAGGTGAAAAGTTGAGTCATGTCTACTACTAAAAAGTTAAAAAGCATCACAGCTCCCTCTGTTGGTCATTATAAGGTTCTCACTCCCTATGCCTGCCATCTTCATGATGGCAAAAACTGAAAATCTCTCATGAGCACAATAATGTTGCAGGACAGCATAATCTGACAAGTTATATCATCCCAAATAATGACTGCATCATTTCATTCCATAAATCCTACCTCGTTGGCCCCACTAAAGAGGGGCTCTCCGGTGTGCATCTCCACCAGGATGCAGCCCAGGGACCACATGTCAATGGCCAGGTCGTAAGGCATGCCCAGCAACACCTCTGGGGATCGGTAGAACCGACTCTGGATGTACTGGTAGATCTGAGTGATAAGAAAGGGGTCACGGCTGTTAGGACATGGCATTTATGTTCTCCTTTTGTAGGAGGTCAACTATAAAGACAAACAGATGGCAGGTTTTCAGCAGAAATAAAGTTTGTTAGCTACAGCGGTTGCTACAATTTGGTACTTATGTCATCATATGTGTAGGGTAGGCCATGTAATGTGCAATCTTTTCCACACAAATATGAATGAAAAATATTTGTTAATTTTCTTTCCACATCATACTCTACCAATCCATCTATCCAATAATAAATTAATCCATTAAATACAGAATCCATAGTGGGTCACAACAAGTGATGCACCGACATTACATTTTTGGCACATACCGATATATTCCTTGCCAAAAGAAAAACGATACCATTTTTTTAGCAGCCTtataagcattctagtacagttaaatagttatcacacacacatggacgctgcggtctaaggcactgcatctttgtgcaagaggcgtcactacaggccctggttcgaATCCTGGCTGTATCACATTCGGCCGCGATTGGGGGTCCGATTAGGGCaacgcacaatttgcccagcgtcgtccggggtaggccgtcattgtaaataagaatgtgttcttagctgacttgcctagttaaataaaggttacacacacgcATGTCAAATAAGCTTGATGACCAATCAGGACATGAATATGAccgcacgtcacataataattaaatgcatttattaattttttatttagttATTAGACATTGATTACACTAATCACTCGTATTTcgtatgtcacaacgattcatcgatacgtatgctatgacactggtaaagttgtctagcgcacctacagtgctggtcataaaaaataaactagctagctcatggatgcaaacaatgctcttccccaaaaacatagcaaaacgacaacctgtttcagtagctatagttacctagctgtcatcatctaaaataaccctaatttataagacggttcttatttgattaatggtggtcggaccaatctacagt from Oncorhynchus tshawytscha isolate Ot180627B linkage group LG09, Otsh_v2.0, whole genome shotgun sequence encodes the following:
- the LOC112257951 gene encoding dual specificity tyrosine-phosphorylation-regulated kinase 1A isoform X5 gives rise to the protein MAAPMPHSHQQYSERHQQTTDKSVPALPYSEQAQQSITSQVTPDVVMLQRRMPQCFRDPSSAPLRKLSIDLIKTYKCINEVYYAKKKRRHQQGQGDDSSHKKERKVFNDGYDDDNYDYIVKNGEKWMDRYEIDSLIGKGSFGQVVKAYDRVEQEWVAIKIIKNKKAFLNQAQIEVRLLELMNKHDTEMKYYIVHLKRHFMFRSHLCLVFEMLSYNLYDLLRNTNFRGVSLNLTRKFAQQMCTALLFLATPELSIIHCDLKPENILLCNPKRSAIKIVDFGSSCQLGQRIYQYIQSRFYRSPEVLLGMPYDLAIDMWSLGCILVEMHTGEPLFSGANEIDQMNKIVEVLGVPPNYILDQAPKARKFFEKMSDSTWGAKKTKDGKRYKPPGTRKLHSILGVEAGGPGGRRAGESGHAVADYLKFKDLILRMLDYDPKSRIQPYYALQHSFFKKTADEGTNTSSSVSTSPALEQSQSSGTTSSTSSSSGGSSGTSTSGRARSDPTHQLRHSGGHFSASVQVMDCENLCPQARQPFPPPVGWAGGEGVQTVTVETHPVQETTFHVPPQAPKAIHPLAPGNISSTHHHHHHGHHHHGHHHPHGQQGLPARPRPRLYRSPTNSASTENSMEVVHGHLSMTSLSSSASSSSTSSSSTGAQGNQAYQLRPLPTNAALDFGRNGSMTMGLGAFSNPRQETGMAGHPTYPMGMRQGIDREESPMAGVCVQQSSVASS
- the LOC112257951 gene encoding dual specificity tyrosine-phosphorylation-regulated kinase 1A isoform X3; translated protein: MHTGGETSACKPSSVRLAPSFSFNAAGLQMAAPMPHSHQQYSERHQQTTDKSVPALPYSEQAQQSITSQVTPDVVMLQRRMPQCFRDPSSAPLRKLSIDLIKTYKCINEVYYAKKKRRHQQGQGDDSSHKKERKVFNDGYDDDNYDYIVKNGEKWMDRYEIDSLIGKGSFGQVVKAYDRVEQEWVAIKIIKNKKAFLNQAQIEVRLLELMNKHDTEMKYYIVHLKRHFMFRSHLCLVFEMLSYNLYDLLRNTNFRGVSLNLTRKFAQQMCTALLFLATPELSIIHCDLKPENILLCNPKRSAIKIVDFGSSCQLGQRIYQYIQSRFYRSPEVLLGMPYDLAIDMWSLGCILVEMHTGEPLFSGANEIDQMNKIVEVLGVPPNYILDQAPKARKFFEKMSDSTWGAKKTKDGKRYKPPGTRKLHSILGVEAGGPGGRRAGESGHAVADYLKFKDLILRMLDYDPKSRIQPYYALQHSFFKKTADEGTNTSSSVSTSPALEQSQSSGTTSSTSSSSGGSSGTSTSGRARSDPTHQLRHSGGHFSASVQVMDCENLCPQARQPFPPPVGWAGGEGVQTVTVETHPVQETTFHVPPQAPKAIHPLAPGNISSTHHHHHHGHHHHGHHHPHGQQGLPARPRPRLYRSPTNSASTENSMEVVHGHLSMTSLSSSASSSSTSSSSTGAQGNQAYQLRPLPTNAALDFGRNGSMTMGLGAFSNPRQETGMAGHPTYPMGMRQGIDREESPMAGVCVQQSSVASS
- the LOC112257951 gene encoding dual specificity tyrosine-phosphorylation-regulated kinase 1A isoform X2 — protein: MVYMPTSKCWFLYGQIEYRGETSACKPSSVRLAPSFSFNAAGLQMAAPMPHSHQQYSERHQQTTDKSVPALPYSEQAQQSITSQRRMPQCFRDPSSAPLRKLSIDLIKTYKCINEVYYAKKKRRHQQGQGDDSSHKKERKVFNDGYDDDNYDYIVKNGEKWMDRYEIDSLIGKGSFGQVVKAYDRVEQEWVAIKIIKNKKAFLNQAQIEVRLLELMNKHDTEMKYYIVHLKRHFMFRSHLCLVFEMLSYNLYDLLRNTNFRGVSLNLTRKFAQQMCTALLFLATPELSIIHCDLKPENILLCNPKRSAIKIVDFGSSCQLGQRIYQYIQSRFYRSPEVLLGMPYDLAIDMWSLGCILVEMHTGEPLFSGANEIDQMNKIVEVLGVPPNYILDQAPKARKFFEKMSDSTWGAKKTKDGKRYKPPGTRKLHSILGVEAGGPGGRRAGESGHAVADYLKFKDLILRMLDYDPKSRIQPYYALQHSFFKKTADEGTNTSSSVSTSPALEQSQSSGTTSSTSSSSGGSSGTSTSGRARSDPTHQLRHSGGHFSASVQVMDCENLCPQARQPFPPPVGWAGGEGVQTVTVETHPVQETTFHVPPQAPKAIHPLAPGNISSTHHHHHHGHHHHGHHHPHGQQGLPARPRPRLYRSPTNSASTENSMEVVHGHLSMTSLSSSASSSSTSSSSTGAQGNQAYQLRPLPTNAALDFGRNGSMTMGLGAFSNPRQETGMAGHPTYPMGMRQGIDREESPMAGVCVQQSSVASS
- the LOC112257951 gene encoding dual specificity tyrosine-phosphorylation-regulated kinase 1A isoform X1 — translated: MVYMPTSKCWFLYGQIEYRGETSACKPSSVRLAPSFSFNAAGLQMAAPMPHSHQQYSERHQQTTDKSVPALPYSEQAQQSITSQVTPDVVMLQRRMPQCFRDPSSAPLRKLSIDLIKTYKCINEVYYAKKKRRHQQGQGDDSSHKKERKVFNDGYDDDNYDYIVKNGEKWMDRYEIDSLIGKGSFGQVVKAYDRVEQEWVAIKIIKNKKAFLNQAQIEVRLLELMNKHDTEMKYYIVHLKRHFMFRSHLCLVFEMLSYNLYDLLRNTNFRGVSLNLTRKFAQQMCTALLFLATPELSIIHCDLKPENILLCNPKRSAIKIVDFGSSCQLGQRIYQYIQSRFYRSPEVLLGMPYDLAIDMWSLGCILVEMHTGEPLFSGANEIDQMNKIVEVLGVPPNYILDQAPKARKFFEKMSDSTWGAKKTKDGKRYKPPGTRKLHSILGVEAGGPGGRRAGESGHAVADYLKFKDLILRMLDYDPKSRIQPYYALQHSFFKKTADEGTNTSSSVSTSPALEQSQSSGTTSSTSSSSGGSSGTSTSGRARSDPTHQLRHSGGHFSASVQVMDCENLCPQARQPFPPPVGWAGGEGVQTVTVETHPVQETTFHVPPQAPKAIHPLAPGNISSTHHHHHHGHHHHGHHHPHGQQGLPARPRPRLYRSPTNSASTENSMEVVHGHLSMTSLSSSASSSSTSSSSTGAQGNQAYQLRPLPTNAALDFGRNGSMTMGLGAFSNPRQETGMAGHPTYPMGMRQGIDREESPMAGVCVQQSSVASS
- the LOC112257951 gene encoding dual specificity tyrosine-phosphorylation-regulated kinase 1A isoform X4, with the translated sequence MHTGGETSACKPSSVRLAPSFSFNAAGLQMAAPMPHSHQQYSERHQQTTDKSVPALPYSEQAQQSITSQRRMPQCFRDPSSAPLRKLSIDLIKTYKCINEVYYAKKKRRHQQGQGDDSSHKKERKVFNDGYDDDNYDYIVKNGEKWMDRYEIDSLIGKGSFGQVVKAYDRVEQEWVAIKIIKNKKAFLNQAQIEVRLLELMNKHDTEMKYYIVHLKRHFMFRSHLCLVFEMLSYNLYDLLRNTNFRGVSLNLTRKFAQQMCTALLFLATPELSIIHCDLKPENILLCNPKRSAIKIVDFGSSCQLGQRIYQYIQSRFYRSPEVLLGMPYDLAIDMWSLGCILVEMHTGEPLFSGANEIDQMNKIVEVLGVPPNYILDQAPKARKFFEKMSDSTWGAKKTKDGKRYKPPGTRKLHSILGVEAGGPGGRRAGESGHAVADYLKFKDLILRMLDYDPKSRIQPYYALQHSFFKKTADEGTNTSSSVSTSPALEQSQSSGTTSSTSSSSGGSSGTSTSGRARSDPTHQLRHSGGHFSASVQVMDCENLCPQARQPFPPPVGWAGGEGVQTVTVETHPVQETTFHVPPQAPKAIHPLAPGNISSTHHHHHHGHHHHGHHHPHGQQGLPARPRPRLYRSPTNSASTENSMEVVHGHLSMTSLSSSASSSSTSSSSTGAQGNQAYQLRPLPTNAALDFGRNGSMTMGLGAFSNPRQETGMAGHPTYPMGMRQGIDREESPMAGVCVQQSSVASS